In a genomic window of Actinomycetota bacterium:
- the purN gene encoding phosphoribosylglycinamide formyltransferase — protein sequence MSHKPLKRLAVFASGFGSNLGAIIDYMEKNSVNGSLVLVFSNNPKAPALNRAVQHNIKTCVLEPRDYGSREEYDRQIAAVVQENKIDLIILAGYMLLLSSWFVEKYKNRIMNIHPSLLPAFKGMHGIKDAFDWGVKITGVTVHFVDGKLDHGPIILQKEVPVSQSDTLSSLEEKIHKVEHVLYPEAIGYYCQDRLRIKKRKVIITGIEKE from the coding sequence TTGAGTCACAAACCACTTAAAAGGCTGGCTGTTTTTGCTTCCGGTTTCGGATCCAATTTGGGAGCCATTATAGATTATATGGAAAAAAACTCAGTTAACGGCAGCCTGGTGCTGGTGTTCAGCAATAATCCCAAAGCCCCTGCGCTAAATAGGGCTGTCCAGCATAATATCAAAACCTGTGTGCTGGAGCCCCGGGACTATGGCAGCAGGGAAGAATATGACCGCCAGATTGCTGCTGTGGTGCAGGAAAATAAGATAGACCTTATAATTTTAGCCGGCTATATGCTACTGTTAAGCAGCTGGTTTGTAGAAAAATATAAAAACCGTATTATGAACATACATCCATCCCTGCTGCCTGCTTTTAAGGGCATGCACGGGATAAAGGACGCTTTTGACTGGGGAGTTAAGATAACCGGGGTAACGGTCCATTTTGTAGACGGTAAATTAGATCATGGCCCTATAATTTTACAGAAAGAGGTTCCGGTTAGCCAGTCAGATACCCTAAGCAGCCTGGAGGAAAAGATACATAAAGTAGAGCATGTACTTTACCCGGAAGCTATAGGTTATTACTGCCAGGACAGGCTGCGCATAAAGAAACGAAAAGTAATTATAACAGGCATAGAAAAGGAGTAA
- the purH gene encoding bifunctional phosphoribosylaminoimidazolecarboxamide formyltransferase/IMP cyclohydrolase, translating into MSAKINRALVSVSNKQGLADFAANLRKHGVEIYSTGGTYKYLAENGIEVKKVEDITGFPEMLEGRVKTLHPYIHGALLADRSNPAHMEQVQEKNLKLIDMVVVNLYPFGETISKPGVTLAQAVENIDIGGPTMIRSAAKNYKNVAVVVNPEDYPNIIAEMDAKDGSISQEVLFELCVKAFKHTHEYDGVIYNYFSSLGEKQADLFRDPSGRFSDSISIGAIKIQDLRYGENPHQKAAYYRFKDSRPDSLVQARQLQGKELSYNNILDGNAALAIVKEFSPVCVSVIKHNNPCGAAIGTSVNEAYQRAYSTDPMSAFGSVVASNRTWTLEAARFMVDKYVEVLIAPGYEPEALELLKQKENLRIMEIDFDLDKYLKDLGQKKINPVDIKSMDGGLLLQDLDIGADDRAEMKVVTEAQPTAKQWEDLLFGWQIIKSVKSNAIVLTLEGRTVGIGAGQMSRVDSVRIAVDKSLGKAAGTCLSSDAYFPFADGVNLAAQEGIKAIIQPGGSVRDQEVIDACNDHGIPMVFTGKRHFRH; encoded by the coding sequence ATGTCAGCAAAGATAAACCGGGCGCTGGTAAGCGTATCCAATAAACAGGGGCTGGCAGATTTCGCCGCCAATCTAAGAAAGCATGGAGTGGAAATCTACTCTACAGGGGGGACCTATAAATATTTGGCGGAAAACGGTATAGAAGTAAAAAAGGTGGAAGATATTACCGGTTTTCCAGAGATGCTGGAGGGCAGGGTTAAGACTCTGCACCCTTATATCCACGGTGCCTTGCTTGCCGATCGAAGCAACCCTGCCCATATGGAGCAGGTACAGGAAAAAAATTTAAAGCTCATAGATATGGTGGTGGTAAATCTGTATCCTTTCGGGGAGACTATTTCCAAACCGGGGGTAACCCTGGCCCAGGCGGTAGAAAATATTGATATCGGCGGACCAACCATGATAAGGAGCGCAGCTAAAAATTATAAGAATGTAGCAGTGGTAGTAAACCCTGAAGACTACCCTAATATTATAGCTGAGATGGATGCCAAAGATGGCTCAATCAGCCAGGAGGTATTATTTGAGCTGTGTGTTAAAGCTTTTAAGCATACCCATGAATATGATGGGGTAATCTATAATTATTTCAGCAGCCTGGGTGAAAAGCAGGCAGATCTATTCCGGGACCCATCTGGCCGTTTTTCAGATAGTATAAGCATAGGGGCAATCAAGATACAGGATTTAAGATACGGTGAAAATCCTCATCAGAAAGCAGCTTATTACCGTTTTAAAGACAGCAGGCCGGACAGCCTGGTACAAGCCAGGCAGCTGCAGGGCAAAGAACTTTCCTATAATAATATACTGGATGGTAATGCTGCCCTGGCCATAGTAAAAGAGTTCTCTCCTGTATGCGTATCTGTAATCAAGCATAACAATCCCTGTGGGGCAGCCATTGGGACTTCGGTAAACGAAGCTTACCAAAGGGCTTACAGCACCGATCCGATGTCAGCTTTCGGCAGCGTGGTGGCTTCCAATAGGACCTGGACCTTGGAAGCAGCCCGGTTTATGGTGGATAAATATGTAGAGGTACTGATAGCTCCCGGATATGAACCTGAAGCTTTAGAGCTGCTTAAGCAGAAAGAGAATTTGAGGATAATGGAAATTGATTTTGACTTGGATAAATACCTAAAGGATTTAGGCCAGAAAAAGATTAATCCGGTAGATATCAAAAGTATGGACGGGGGATTGCTTCTGCAGGACCTGGATATAGGGGCAGATGATCGGGCAGAGATGAAAGTGGTTACCGAAGCCCAGCCTACTGCCAAGCAATGGGAGGATTTATTATTTGGCTGGCAGATCATTAAAAGCGTTAAATCCAATGCCATCGTCCTGACCTTGGAAGGCAGGACGGTAGGTATAGGGGCAGGGCAGATGAGCAGGGTGGATTCAGTTAGGATAGCGGTGGATAAGTCATTGGGCAAGGCCGCAGGTACCTGCCTGTCCTCAGATGCCTACTTCCCCTTTGCTGATGGAGTCAACCTGGCTGCCCAGGAGGGCATAAAAGCCATCATACAGCCTGGAGGCTCAGTCCGGGACCAGGAAGTAATTGACGCCTGCAATGACCATGGGATACCTATGGTATTTACAGGAAAAAGACATTTCAGGCATTAA
- the lon gene encoding endopeptidase La encodes MAEETKEKVKIPQELPLLSLKNSVVFPYLSTPLIVGRPKSLEAIRNASKEHKIIVVVAQKEENQEEVDKEDLYDIGTACVLKQVVESSENEIKCMVEGIARVRIKYYTQTDKYFRASIEVLEDEPYQQDDELDNLNTTIRMQVEKFIQLGIPLPTAFVVAATNISKPEVQADLFASYLLAGTDQKQAILEELNIKARLKKLTDFLSEELKRFEVQSQIRDKVQKEVGKTQREYYLRQQLKAIQNELGESDESEALIQEYRNKLKKKKLPKDAQEKIEKEIKRLETISSMSPEYSYVRTYIDTMLDVPWSEKTKDVLDLEQAKKILDGDHYDLEKVKEHILDYLAVKKLKGKNTKGPILCFVGPPGVGKTSLGQSIAKAMGRKFIRMSIGGVRDEAEIRGHRRTYVGALPGRIIQGLVQAGTNNPLFMLDEIDKVGADFRGDPSSALLEVLDPEQNNSFRDHYLEVNFDLSNVMFITTANILDTIHPALRDRMEIIEIPGYSSEEKIFIAEKFLVPKQLKEQGLEKYDIKFKKEAILLIIEEYTREAGVRNLEREISNICKKVAREIVEGKKYPKHITVKKVRDYLGVSKVQPSEIEEENKVGVATGLAYTPVGGDIILIESTYYSGKGELILTGKLGDVMQESAKAARSYLRSRANDFGIDDDIFSKSDIHIHVPAGAIPKDGPSAGVSITSSLVSAFTGIPVRRDVGMTGEITLRGRVLPIGGLKEKLLAAKRAGLKTVVLPAKNKKDLEEVPASVLKDLELVFVDNIDDVVKNTLQSDPFVVSVC; translated from the coding sequence ATGGCCGAAGAAACCAAAGAAAAAGTAAAGATACCGCAAGAGCTCCCATTGCTGAGCTTAAAAAATAGTGTGGTATTTCCTTACCTGTCTACTCCCCTGATAGTCGGGCGGCCAAAGTCATTGGAAGCAATAAGAAACGCTTCCAAGGAACATAAGATAATTGTAGTGGTAGCCCAAAAGGAAGAAAACCAGGAAGAGGTAGACAAAGAAGATCTTTATGATATAGGAACCGCATGCGTCTTAAAGCAGGTGGTAGAGAGTTCTGAAAATGAAATTAAATGCATGGTAGAAGGAATAGCCAGGGTAAGAATCAAATACTATACCCAGACCGATAAGTATTTTAGGGCATCCATTGAAGTGCTGGAAGATGAACCTTACCAGCAGGATGATGAGCTGGATAATCTTAATACCACCATAAGGATGCAGGTAGAAAAATTTATACAGCTGGGCATACCCCTGCCCACCGCTTTTGTAGTGGCTGCTACCAATATATCCAAGCCAGAGGTTCAGGCTGACCTTTTTGCCTCTTATCTTCTGGCCGGTACCGACCAAAAGCAGGCTATCCTGGAAGAGCTTAATATTAAAGCCAGGCTTAAAAAATTGACTGATTTTTTATCCGAAGAACTGAAGAGGTTTGAAGTACAGTCACAGATAAGGGACAAAGTACAGAAGGAAGTGGGTAAAACACAGAGAGAGTATTATTTGAGGCAGCAGTTAAAGGCTATCCAGAACGAACTGGGAGAATCAGATGAAAGTGAAGCTTTAATACAGGAATACAGGAATAAGCTTAAAAAGAAGAAATTGCCTAAAGATGCCCAGGAAAAAATAGAGAAGGAAATAAAGAGGCTGGAAACTATTTCCAGCATGTCTCCTGAATACTCTTATGTCCGTACCTATATAGATACGATGCTGGATGTTCCCTGGTCTGAAAAAACAAAAGACGTATTGGACCTGGAACAAGCCAAGAAAATACTGGATGGCGACCATTATGATTTGGAAAAGGTAAAGGAACATATACTGGATTATTTAGCGGTCAAAAAACTGAAAGGCAAAAACACCAAAGGACCCATACTCTGTTTTGTAGGGCCCCCGGGAGTAGGTAAAACTTCGCTGGGCCAATCCATTGCCAAAGCCATGGGCCGTAAGTTTATAAGGATGTCTATCGGAGGCGTAAGGGATGAAGCCGAAATAAGGGGACACCGGAGAACTTATGTGGGAGCCCTGCCTGGTAGAATAATACAGGGCTTGGTTCAAGCTGGTACCAACAATCCCTTGTTTATGCTGGATGAGATTGACAAGGTAGGAGCTGATTTCAGGGGTGACCCTTCTTCAGCCCTGCTGGAAGTGCTGGATCCCGAGCAGAACAATTCTTTCCGGGACCATTACCTGGAAGTGAACTTCGACTTATCCAATGTTATGTTCATAACCACAGCCAATATACTGGATACCATCCATCCGGCATTAAGGGACAGGATGGAGATAATAGAGATCCCCGGTTACAGCTCAGAGGAAAAAATATTCATAGCAGAAAAATTCCTGGTACCCAAACAGCTTAAGGAGCAGGGCCTGGAAAAATATGATATCAAATTCAAAAAAGAGGCAATACTGCTGATAATTGAAGAATACACACGGGAAGCAGGCGTAAGAAACCTGGAGCGCGAGATATCCAATATATGCAAGAAAGTGGCCCGGGAAATTGTGGAAGGGAAAAAATATCCCAAACATATAACGGTTAAAAAAGTTAGGGATTACCTGGGTGTATCCAAGGTCCAGCCTTCTGAAATTGAAGAAGAGAATAAGGTAGGAGTAGCTACCGGGCTAGCTTATACTCCGGTAGGCGGGGACATAATATTGATTGAATCTACCTATTACAGCGGCAAGGGTGAGCTTATCCTTACCGGTAAACTGGGAGATGTAATGCAGGAATCAGCCAAAGCTGCCCGAAGCTACTTAAGGTCCAGGGCTAATGATTTTGGCATAGATGATGATATATTCTCTAAATCTGATATACATATACATGTACCGGCAGGCGCCATACCTAAAGATGGCCCCTCGGCTGGAGTATCTATCACTTCTTCACTGGTATCTGCCTTTACCGGCATACCGGTAAGAAGGGATGTAGGAATGACCGGAGAAATAACACTAAGAGGCAGGGTGCTGCCCATAGGAGGATTGAAGGAAAAACTGCTGGCAGCCAAAAGGGCTGGCTTGAAAACAGTAGTACTGCCTGCTAAAAATAAGAAGGACCTAGAAGAGGTCCCGGCCAGCGTGCTAAAGGACCTGGAGCTGGTTTTTGTGGACAATATTGATGATGTGGTAAAGAATACCCTTCAGTCTGATCCTTTTGTGGTAAGCGTATGTTAA
- a CDS encoding ARMT1-like domain-containing protein: MKTHIECIPCNIEQCINTLNISGVSEKLKRKTVAVLLDRLKDMDYSLPPAYNSDVAYRVCREVTGIEDPYLKLKQECNQRALDIYPQLREIVDQYQDPLYMAVRVAVEGNIIDLGINVNKGQKVDFGQILEDIRNVPLAADHYPAFKAELARANHILYLGDNAGEIVFDRVLIRELVKCQKHIVYSVKSGPIINDATMEDARQAGIHHLVKVIETGSDRPGINFDYVSKEFLHEFKKADLIISKGQANFECLDEVDKNIFFILKAKCGLVAKRLGVNYLDVVLIKRKPSWGKKEV, from the coding sequence TTGAAAACACATATTGAATGCATACCCTGCAATATTGAACAATGCATAAACACCCTTAATATTTCCGGGGTAAGTGAAAAGCTTAAGAGAAAGACGGTAGCGGTGCTGCTGGACAGGCTCAAGGACATGGACTACAGCCTGCCCCCCGCCTATAATTCAGATGTGGCCTACCGGGTATGCCGGGAGGTTACCGGTATTGAAGACCCCTATCTTAAACTTAAACAGGAATGCAACCAGAGGGCTCTGGATATCTATCCCCAGTTAAGGGAGATAGTAGACCAGTACCAGGATCCCCTGTACATGGCAGTCCGGGTGGCGGTAGAAGGCAATATCATAGACCTGGGCATAAACGTTAATAAAGGCCAGAAAGTAGATTTTGGCCAGATACTGGAAGATATAAGGAATGTGCCCCTGGCAGCAGATCATTACCCTGCTTTTAAGGCCGAGCTGGCGCGGGCCAACCATATACTTTATCTGGGGGATAATGCGGGGGAAATAGTGTTTGACCGGGTTCTTATCAGGGAATTGGTAAAATGCCAGAAACATATAGTATATTCAGTAAAATCGGGGCCTATTATCAATGATGCTACCATGGAGGATGCCCGGCAGGCCGGTATCCACCACCTGGTTAAGGTAATAGAAACCGGTTCAGACCGCCCTGGAATAAATTTTGATTATGTCTCTAAAGAATTCCTGCATGAATTTAAAAAAGCAGACCTAATTATAAGTAAGGGCCAGGCTAATTTTGAATGCTTGGACGAAGTGGATAAAAATATATTTTTCATACTTAAGGCCAAGTGCGGCCTGGTAGCTAAGAGGCTGGGTGTAAATTACCTGGATGTAGTTTTAATAAAAAGGAAACCTTCCTGGGGCAAAAAGGAAGTTTAA
- a CDS encoding metallopeptidase family protein, whose product MDLEQFEAEVLEVIENLPPHFQEKIKNIGLVIDDSGQDAEDKLILGLYQGVPATRKAGSRHMMPDKITIFKQAIEAVSPNQQSLKKNIRRVILHEIGHYFGLDDQKLKELGY is encoded by the coding sequence ATGGATTTAGAGCAATTTGAGGCAGAAGTGTTAGAGGTAATAGAAAATTTACCCCCACACTTCCAGGAAAAAATTAAAAATATAGGCCTGGTAATCGATGATTCGGGCCAGGATGCTGAAGATAAGCTCATATTGGGTCTATACCAGGGCGTCCCCGCCACCCGGAAGGCAGGCAGCCGCCATATGATGCCGGATAAGATAACCATCTTCAAACAGGCCATTGAAGCCGTAAGCCCCAACCAGCAAAGCCTGAAAAAAAATATCAGGAGGGTAATACTGCATGAAATTGGTCATTATTTTGGCCTGGATGACCAAAAATTAAAAGAGCTGGGTTATTAA
- the galT gene encoding galactose-1-phosphate uridylyltransferase, which yields MPVIRQDLSTREWTIFSVERAKRPKDFIQRQGQVNDVEYMPDCPFCRGNEHMTPAGTYSIGKGKKWEVRVIPNKFPALIPSPSRGYKVNRHIDGPYLSIDGIGSHEVIIESPRHNYNLANRDYGHIEKVLHAYRQRFVELSRNENYQLIIIFKNHGPRAGTSLEHPHSQLIATPFVPSYVRNKLYEAQRYFDDFGRCVYCNMLDHESRARDRVVAENEEFIAFAPYASMVPYHLIILPKRHQSCFIQAESSQMSLLAHILGQVLGRLYDKLNNPDYNYVLDSSPADKAGEKHYHWHLEILPRLSTRAGFEIGSGMHINSILPEDCAKFLSGNG from the coding sequence GTGCCTGTAATTAGACAGGATTTATCCACCAGGGAGTGGACTATATTTTCAGTAGAAAGGGCTAAAAGGCCCAAAGACTTTATACAGCGGCAGGGGCAGGTAAATGATGTAGAGTATATGCCGGATTGCCCTTTTTGCAGGGGCAATGAGCATATGACCCCGGCCGGAACCTATAGTATAGGAAAAGGAAAGAAATGGGAAGTGAGGGTAATACCCAATAAATTTCCAGCCTTGATTCCTTCCCCAAGCAGGGGCTATAAAGTAAACCGGCATATTGATGGGCCTTATCTAAGCATTGACGGTATAGGAAGCCATGAGGTTATAATTGAGTCTCCCCGGCATAACTATAATTTGGCTAACAGGGATTATGGGCATATTGAAAAAGTGCTGCACGCCTACCGGCAAAGGTTTGTTGAGCTTAGCCGGAATGAAAATTACCAGCTAATCATTATCTTTAAAAACCATGGCCCAAGGGCCGGGACTTCCCTGGAACACCCTCACTCACAGCTAATTGCTACCCCCTTTGTTCCCAGTTATGTGAGAAACAAGCTTTATGAGGCCCAGAGGTATTTTGATGATTTCGGCCGCTGCGTATATTGTAATATGCTGGATCATGAATCAAGGGCCAGGGATAGGGTAGTGGCTGAAAATGAGGAATTTATAGCTTTTGCCCCTTATGCTTCAATGGTTCCCTATCATCTGATTATATTGCCCAAACGCCACCAGTCATGCTTTATCCAGGCAGAAAGCAGCCAAATGAGCCTTCTGGCCCATATTTTAGGCCAGGTGCTGGGCCGGTTATATGACAAGCTTAATAATCCTGATTACAACTATGTGCTGGACAGCTCCCCGGCAGATAAAGCAGGAGAGAAACATTATCACTGGCATCTGGAAATTTTACCCAGGCTCAGTACCAGGGCAGGGTTTGAAATAGGGTCAGGAATGCATATTAATAGCATTCTTCCGGAAGATTGCGCCAAGTTTTTGTCCGGAAACGGATAA
- a CDS encoding site-2 protease family protein yields MFKSSIKIFTIFGIEIRLDYSWFIIFALFAYYFGFQYFPQVLPGLNPGLMALVTLITVILFFFSVLFHEMSHSLVARKQGIPVNRISLFIFGGMAQIEKEADNPGSEFVMAVAGPLASFFLALVFGMGWLAARGTAVAVEPLRYLTIINIMLGAFNLLPGFPLDGGRVLRSIIWKTTGNLNRATYIAMISGRVIGFLMVAVGILFIFIGNFLGGVWLAFIGWFLQSSAYNSYRQTVFESAAKGVKVADVMNENIITVPRTITLEELIDNYFMKYNYGRFPVVEGKRNHRFIGVISLHDVKSFSQEERISTMVGEVVKTFSPQEVINPDMEISEAIKLMSSHDLGHLVIMDGEKVKGIITRSDVMRFIKLQSELH; encoded by the coding sequence ATGTTTAAGTCTTCTATAAAAATTTTTACTATATTCGGCATAGAGATAAGGCTGGATTACAGCTGGTTTATAATCTTTGCCTTGTTTGCCTATTATTTCGGCTTTCAGTATTTCCCCCAGGTTTTACCTGGCTTAAATCCCGGCCTGATGGCCTTGGTGACCTTAATTACAGTTATCTTGTTTTTCTTTTCAGTACTTTTTCATGAGATGAGCCATTCCCTGGTAGCCAGGAAACAGGGGATACCGGTAAACCGGATATCCCTGTTTATATTCGGGGGGATGGCCCAGATAGAAAAAGAAGCTGATAATCCGGGAAGTGAATTTGTAATGGCAGTGGCGGGGCCGCTGGCTTCATTTTTCCTGGCCCTGGTGTTTGGGATGGGATGGCTGGCTGCCAGGGGGACAGCAGTGGCGGTAGAGCCTTTAAGGTATCTTACCATTATAAATATAATGCTGGGAGCGTTTAACCTCCTGCCGGGATTTCCCCTGGATGGGGGCCGGGTGCTGAGGTCCATTATATGGAAAACTACCGGGAATCTTAACCGGGCTACCTATATTGCCATGATATCGGGAAGGGTTATAGGGTTTTTGATGGTGGCAGTAGGTATACTGTTTATCTTTATAGGTAATTTTTTAGGGGGAGTGTGGCTGGCTTTCATAGGCTGGTTTCTGCAGTCCTCTGCTTATAATAGTTATCGCCAGACAGTGTTTGAATCAGCGGCCAAGGGAGTTAAAGTGGCAGATGTGATGAATGAAAACATAATAACTGTACCCCGGACTATTACTTTAGAAGAGCTAATTGACAATTATTTTATGAAATACAACTATGGCCGGTTTCCGGTGGTAGAAGGAAAAAGAAACCATAGGTTCATAGGAGTGATATCCCTGCATGATGTCAAAAGCTTTTCCCAAGAAGAAAGAATTAGCACCATGGTAGGTGAAGTGGTCAAAACCTTCAGCCCCCAAGAAGTGATAAACCCTGATATGGAAATAAGTGAAGCCATAAAACTAATGTCATCCCATGACCTGGGCCACCTGGTAATAATGGATGGCGAAAAGGTTAAAGGCATAATTACCAGAAGCGATGTTATGAGATTTATCAAACTA